The genomic segment CGAACTTCCCTTTTAAGCTCCAGCCGCAGCTGTTGCACCTTATTCCCACAATTTTTCAGTTGTTTGCAAATCTGGTTGATTATATACCAGCCCTTTCATTTAAGCAACCTTTCCACTCCACTTTCCTTTCGTAATTATCTGATATAAAATAAAGCACATAGCATTTCGTAACTGGAGGGAACTACTGATGAAACCACAATTTCAGCCTTTATTTGAACCATTCACTTTCGCAAGCGGCATGTCCGTGCATAATCGAATTGTCATGGCGCCCATGACAACCTGCTCGTCCAATCCGGACGGCACCGTGCCTGATGAAGAGCTTGCCTACTACAGCCGCCGCAGTGCTGGGCCCGGTATTGTCATTACAGCGTGCGTCTACGTGAGCCGCAACGGCAAAGGCTTTCCCGGCGAATTTGGCGCGGATACCGATGCTATGATTCCAAGCCTCAAGCGTCTGGCCGATGCTATTAAAAGCCAAGGTGCGAAAGCGATTTTGCAAATTTTCCATGGCGGAAGATCATGCTTCCCTGGCCTAGTGCCCAATGATGATTTGGTGAGTGCCAGCAGCATTGCCCAGCAGGAGGGCGGAATTGTGCCACGCGAGCTGACCGAGGAGGAAATCAAGTCGATTATCGCCGACTTTGGCGAAGCGACACGCCGTGCGATTGAGGCTGGTTTTGACGGCGTTGAAATTCACGGTGCCAACGGCTACCTGCTGCAGCAATTTTATTCCCCGGCTTCCAATGTGCGTACCGACGACTGGGGCGGCTCTGTTCATAAACGTATGGCGTTCCCGCTCTACGTCGTTGAAGCTGTTAAGAAAGCAGCCGCTATGGCGCCGCAGCCGTTTCTTGTAGGCTATCGCTTCTCGCCGGAGGAGCCGGAAGAAGAAGGATTAACGATGGAGCATTCGTACCATCTGGTTAACGCTCTAATCGAGATGAAGCTGGATTATTTGCATGTGTCGCTTCAAGATTTCTGGTCGAAGCCGCGCAGAGGCGAGCAGGATTCGCAAAGCCGGATGGCTTGGTTCGTCGAAAAATACAGCGAGCACATTCCGTTCATCGGTGTCGGCAGCATCACAACCGCAGAAGAAGCGCTTGAGGCGAAAAACTCCGGCGTGCCGTTTATCGCTCTTGGCCGCGAGCTCATTATGGACCCGGATTGGACGGAGAAAATCAAGCAAGGCAATGAGCAGAATATTGTGACTACGCTGTCCAAGCAGGATCAGGAGCGCCTCGTCATCCCGAATGGCTTATGGGGAGCCATTACCCACGCGCCAGGCTGGTTCCCGATTACGGAATAAGCGCTAAAACCCATGCTATTGCTTTACTAGGTTACTAGGCTCTAATAGGCATAAAAAGGCTCCAGCTTATCATTCATGAGGCTGGAGCCTTTTTATGAAAAGAGAGGTTTAACCACTTGCTTGCAGCATGCAATGCTTCAAGCAACTACTCTTGAGAAGCAGCGAGTGCTATCGCTTCTTGAGCCAGCAGCTTTAATTGGGCAATTTTCATCGGCGGTTCAACGATTGGCGTTGAATGATCTGCAAAAAAGCTCCAATCGTTATTTTCAGCAATAGCATGAATTTCTTGCACTAGCTCCCGCAAGGCTTCGATTCCCTCAATATGAAGATAGGTTTGAGCAAGCTCCCGAAATCCTTCCTGATCCAGGCTGACATGAGAAGTACCTGCACAAGCGATATAATGCTCAAAATAATGTTCCGGATATTTTTCCTCAGTCAAATGAATACCTCCTGTTTTCTAGTTCATAAAATAACCATTCGGTTGGACAACTTTGTTGTTATTATAGCATCCCATGTATATTTTGCTCATGAAAACCATCGTCCAAATAACAATTTGACATTTCTATAAAAATAGATATACTAAGCCTCATGGATACTTTGTCAATACTTAAAGCTGTGTCTAACGAGAAACGGTACCATATTTTAAAATGGCTGAAAACGCCTGAGGAGCATTTTGGGCCTCAATGCCATCTAACCGATGCGTGTCAGTTTGCTGGAGGCGTATGTGTCGGTTCGTTTGCAGAAAAAACGGGACTTGCGCAATCCGTTATATCCGGCTATTTAGTGAAAATGCATAAAGCAGGCTTGCTAGAGTCGAAACGGATCGGGCAGCACACCTATTACAGGCGTAATGAAGCTAACATTCAGTTTTTCAAAGAAATGATTCAGGATGAGCTGTAACCTTGCTTAATCCTGCTCATTTCATGCTTTTATATCTATTTTTATAGAATTATAGATTTTTTATTCAATTAGGAGGTATTTTATTCATGAGCTCAATTCAATCGTTGTTCAAGCCTTTCACAGCAGGTCCGCTTACACTGCCTAACCGTATTGTAATGGCACCAATGACCCGCGGTTTTTCTCCAAATGGCGTTCCGGGCGAAGATGTAGTTGCCTACTATAGACGCCGCGCCGAAAACGGCGTTGGCTTAATTGTGACAGAAGGTACGCTGATTAACCATCCGGCTGCCACTGATAATCCAAACATTCCCAACTTTCATGGCGAAGCTGCATTAAATGGCTGGGCAAAAGTCGTTGAAGCCGTTCACCAAGCTGGCGGCAAAATCGTTCCGCAAATTT from the Paenibacillus sp. BIHB 4019 genome contains:
- a CDS encoding NADH-dependent flavin oxidoreductase; translated protein: MKPQFQPLFEPFTFASGMSVHNRIVMAPMTTCSSNPDGTVPDEELAYYSRRSAGPGIVITACVYVSRNGKGFPGEFGADTDAMIPSLKRLADAIKSQGAKAILQIFHGGRSCFPGLVPNDDLVSASSIAQQEGGIVPRELTEEEIKSIIADFGEATRRAIEAGFDGVEIHGANGYLLQQFYSPASNVRTDDWGGSVHKRMAFPLYVVEAVKKAAAMAPQPFLVGYRFSPEEPEEEGLTMEHSYHLVNALIEMKLDYLHVSLQDFWSKPRRGEQDSQSRMAWFVEKYSEHIPFIGVGSITTAEEALEAKNSGVPFIALGRELIMDPDWTEKIKQGNEQNIVTTLSKQDQERLVIPNGLWGAITHAPGWFPITE
- a CDS encoding helix-turn-helix transcriptional regulator: MDTLSILKAVSNEKRYHILKWLKTPEEHFGPQCHLTDACQFAGGVCVGSFAEKTGLAQSVISGYLVKMHKAGLLESKRIGQHTYYRRNEANIQFFKEMIQDEL